From Thermodesulfobacteriota bacterium, the proteins below share one genomic window:
- a CDS encoding galactokinase family protein, producing the protein MKFKTLSKSKEELVSFLNKRENVHKGKLSFVASPYRICPLGAHIDHQGGPVLGMTIEAYTILAFMPVTAPKVRLHSMNYPGVVEFDLQEIGHPDMSDWGRYVRGATKVLGDLKTLSHGFVGAVNGTLPSSGLSSSASVGLSYLYALAMINELDFSKIDFIRLDRRLENDYLGLQNGILDQATIINGRKDHLLYINTVTGTVKSYLKPVDSDDLKTIIVHSGFTRELTSSGFNARVEECKMVSELLGQMGGIESANILSDIPEEVYKLYRAALPENLMKRADHYFSEVRCVEDGFKYWQQGDWVNFGRLMNESCNSSIENYESGSPALIKLQEILSNTKGVYGSRFSGGGYGGCLIGFVTPQFSDEDSSRLLENYLTSFPEAKGRAAVYNAKSDDGIRFL; encoded by the coding sequence ATGAAATTTAAAACTCTTTCTAAGTCAAAGGAAGAGCTTGTATCATTCCTTAATAAACGAGAAAATGTTCATAAAGGTAAGCTAAGCTTTGTAGCTTCTCCTTACCGTATTTGTCCTCTTGGAGCTCATATTGATCATCAGGGCGGGCCTGTGTTGGGGATGACAATAGAAGCCTATACAATTCTAGCTTTCATGCCGGTAACTGCTCCAAAGGTGCGGTTACACAGCATGAACTATCCGGGTGTGGTGGAATTTGATCTTCAAGAAATTGGTCACCCTGATATGAGTGATTGGGGAAGGTATGTGCGAGGGGCGACAAAAGTACTTGGTGACTTAAAAACTCTTTCGCACGGATTTGTAGGTGCTGTAAACGGGACTCTACCTTCGAGTGGCTTGAGTTCTTCTGCCTCGGTTGGTTTATCATATCTTTATGCCCTTGCAATGATAAACGAACTTGACTTTTCAAAAATTGACTTTATCCGGTTAGATCGGAGGCTTGAAAATGATTATCTCGGGTTACAGAATGGGATACTCGATCAAGCCACTATAATCAATGGGAGGAAGGACCATCTTTTATACATAAACACGGTAACAGGAACCGTTAAATCCTATTTGAAACCTGTAGATTCCGACGATTTAAAGACAATAATAGTGCATTCGGGATTTACCCGGGAACTAACTTCGAGTGGTTTTAATGCCCGTGTAGAGGAGTGTAAAATGGTGTCTGAGTTGTTGGGCCAGATGGGTGGGATCGAATCTGCAAATATTCTATCGGACATACCGGAAGAGGTATATAAACTATATCGAGCCGCACTGCCTGAAAATTTAATGAAGAGGGCTGATCATTATTTTTCTGAGGTTCGATGTGTGGAAGACGGGTTTAAATATTGGCAACAAGGGGATTGGGTAAATTTTGGTCGTTTGATGAATGAGTCCTGCAATAGTTCAATTGAGAATTACGAGAGCGGTAGTCCTGCCCTCATTAAATTACAGGAAATACTTAGCAATACTAAGGGTGTCTATGGTAGCAGGTTCAGTGGTGGTGGGTATGGTGGTTGTCTTATTGGTTTTGTTACACCACAATTTTCGGATGAAGATTCATCTAGATTATTGGAGAACTATCTGACTAGCTTCCCTGAAGCAAAGGGAAGAGCAGCAGTTTACAACGCAAAATCTGATGATGGAATAAGATTTTTATGA
- a CDS encoding sugar phosphate nucleotidyltransferase: MISILLCAGFATRMYPLTKNFPKPLLKVGGKHILDYLMDQLLGLPQIESIHVVTNGLFYLDFLKWQNTWKKDVKALRIDMYLYNDGATSNENRLGAVKDLAFVLNSLKTRAPTMIASGDNIFRFSLKTVAKEFIESKKNIVIALKEIDYNKKMQKGIIDIGPGNRVLKFYEKPIDAKSDWACPPVYFLQPSALKLVNEYVARPDAKDSPGNFVAYLVNHFKVYAIKVNGKRLDIGSMDSYEEANSILSIEPVILS; the protein is encoded by the coding sequence ATGATATCTATACTGCTTTGTGCTGGTTTTGCGACTCGAATGTATCCACTCACCAAGAATTTTCCTAAGCCATTGCTAAAGGTTGGTGGTAAGCATATTCTCGACTACTTAATGGACCAATTGCTAGGATTACCCCAAATTGAGTCTATACATGTAGTGACAAATGGACTTTTTTATTTGGATTTTCTGAAGTGGCAAAACACGTGGAAAAAGGATGTTAAAGCACTTCGTATCGATATGTATCTCTATAATGATGGAGCTACGAGTAATGAGAATCGTCTTGGAGCCGTAAAAGATTTGGCATTTGTGTTGAACTCATTAAAAACCAGAGCTCCTACTATGATTGCTTCAGGTGATAATATTTTTCGCTTTTCTTTAAAAACCGTAGCTAAAGAGTTTATAGAGTCCAAAAAAAATATTGTGATAGCTCTCAAGGAAATTGATTATAATAAAAAGATGCAAAAGGGTATTATTGATATTGGACCAGGTAATCGGGTGTTAAAGTTTTATGAAAAACCTATAGATGCTAAGTCAGACTGGGCCTGTCCACCTGTATATTTTTTACAGCCCTCTGCGCTTAAACTTGTTAATGAATATGTAGCCAGACCAGACGCGAAAGATTCCCCAGGAAATTTTGTGGCTTATCTAGTCAATCATTTTAAGGTCTATGCAATAAAAGTAAATGGAAAGAGACTTGACATAGGTTCTATGGATTCCTATGAAGAGGCCAACAGTATTTTGAGTATCGAGCCGGTGATTTTATCCTGA
- a CDS encoding NCS2 family permease, producing MIDGLFDLEEAGTNIRTEVVAGVTTFMTMSYIIFVQPAVLGAAGMNPGAVMVATCLSSAFAMVLMAVLTNYPIALAPAMGHNFFFSYIVVLTLGYTWQVALGSVFIAGLVFILLSTVGLREKLMIVLPDCLKNGIPVGIGLLIALVGLEWSGVVVGHPVTYVALGNLKSTPTLLSLFGLLLIALLLALRFKGAILFGIIATSILGLIIGIIEFKGMVSAPPSIAPTILKLQFPNVFKDPNLLTVIFIFLFLDMFDTIGTLIGVGQQSGLMVDGKLPRARQALLTDAISTSAGALLGTSTITAYIESASGISAGGRTGLTNIVTAILMVLAIFFHPIVQMVGAGYKIDDNVTLYPVIAPALIIVGGLMFKNIVNVEWDDFTESIPAFLTLIIMPLAFSITEGISMGVISYSLLKLFTGKRKEVHWLIYLFAILFIARYIWLME from the coding sequence ATGATTGATGGACTATTCGACCTAGAGGAAGCGGGTACTAATATAAGGACTGAAGTCGTTGCCGGCGTGACAACGTTTATGACAATGTCATACATAATTTTTGTACAGCCGGCGGTCCTTGGAGCAGCAGGCATGAATCCCGGTGCTGTTATGGTCGCAACCTGCTTGTCTAGCGCTTTTGCTATGGTTTTAATGGCGGTATTGACCAATTATCCAATCGCTCTTGCACCCGCAATGGGTCATAATTTCTTTTTTTCTTATATTGTTGTATTGACCCTTGGTTATACGTGGCAGGTTGCGCTCGGTTCGGTTTTCATAGCAGGTTTAGTTTTTATCCTCCTTTCTACAGTTGGTTTGCGTGAGAAGTTGATGATTGTGCTACCCGATTGTTTAAAGAATGGGATCCCTGTGGGCATCGGCCTTTTGATAGCTTTAGTAGGGTTAGAATGGAGTGGAGTCGTTGTAGGCCATCCAGTCACATATGTCGCTCTCGGGAATTTAAAATCCACCCCCACCTTACTTTCTCTATTCGGTTTACTACTAATTGCCTTACTCCTGGCTCTCAGATTCAAAGGAGCGATATTATTTGGCATCATTGCAACAAGTATACTTGGGCTGATTATTGGCATTATAGAGTTTAAGGGAATGGTTTCCGCTCCGCCCTCGATTGCGCCGACTATCTTGAAGCTTCAATTCCCAAATGTCTTCAAGGACCCAAATTTGCTTACTGTGATATTTATCTTTCTTTTTCTCGATATGTTTGATACAATTGGGACTTTAATTGGAGTTGGTCAGCAATCTGGTCTTATGGTGGACGGGAAGCTGCCAAGGGCCAGGCAGGCTCTCCTGACTGATGCAATTTCTACGAGTGCAGGGGCACTGCTTGGGACTTCAACTATTACTGCATATATTGAAAGCGCTTCAGGTATTTCTGCTGGCGGTCGTACTGGTCTTACAAACATTGTTACAGCGATTTTGATGGTCCTTGCAATCTTTTTTCATCCTATAGTACAGATGGTTGGCGCTGGTTACAAAATTGATGATAACGTTACTCTTTACCCTGTTATTGCGCCTGCTTTAATAATTGTCGGCGGCCTCATGTTTAAGAATATCGTTAATGTTGAGTGGGACGATTTTACAGAATCTATTCCTGCGTTTCTAACACTAATTATTATGCCTCTTGCATTTAGTATCACCGAGGGAATATCTATGGGGGTTATTTCATACTCTCTTCTGAAGCTTTTTACTGGAAAAAGAAAAGAAGTTCATTGGTTGATTTATCTATTTGCTATCTTATTTATCGCCCGATACATATGGTTGATGGAGTGA
- the pgl gene encoding 6-phosphogluconolactonase, with product MKTEIYIFNDREELADRLASDFQRAVENSKNEGKGIFIALSGGSTPRIFFEKLSKPPYDKGVSWSNVNLFWGDERCVPPDDEQSNFKMANDTFISKVNIPSQNVHRIIGENPPAVEVERYAKEIQKNLPSNNGFPEFDWIFLGMGTDGHTASLFPNAPTLKETKSVCVVAEHPETGQKRISLTPPVINNAKRVSFLVAGEEKAKVLKQILYKGDSPLPYPASKINPEKGILEWYLDKAAASEN from the coding sequence ATGAAGACGGAAATTTACATTTTCAATGACAGAGAGGAACTTGCGGATAGATTAGCATCAGATTTTCAAAGAGCTGTAGAAAATAGTAAAAATGAAGGAAAGGGAATTTTTATTGCCCTTTCAGGTGGCAGCACTCCTCGTATATTTTTTGAAAAGTTGTCTAAACCACCATATGATAAAGGAGTTTCCTGGAGTAATGTGAACCTTTTCTGGGGAGATGAACGCTGTGTTCCCCCAGATGATGAACAAAGCAATTTTAAAATGGCAAATGATACCTTTATATCCAAAGTAAATATCCCGAGTCAAAATGTTCACCGCATAATTGGGGAAAATCCACCTGCAGTAGAGGTAGAAAGGTATGCAAAAGAAATTCAAAAAAATCTTCCTTCCAATAACGGATTCCCCGAGTTCGACTGGATTTTCCTGGGAATGGGTACAGACGGACATACCGCATCCCTTTTTCCAAACGCCCCGACTCTAAAAGAAACGAAATCGGTATGTGTCGTTGCGGAGCATCCAGAAACTGGCCAAAAAAGAATCAGCCTTACCCCCCCGGTAATTAATAACGCCAAGCGTGTTTCTTTTTTGGTGGCTGGTGAAGAAAAGGCCAAAGTTCTGAAACAAATTTTGTATAAAGGAGATTCACCCCTGCCCTATCCCGCTTCGAAAATTAATCCCGAAAAAGGAATTCTCGAGTGGTACTTAGATAAAGCGGCTGCTTCCGAGAATTAA
- the zwf gene encoding glucose-6-phosphate dehydrogenase codes for MARPDNCVVVIFGASGDLTKRKLVPALFALYLQNELPEQFAVLGTSRTPISDIDFQKRTVEDVKTFSSIKPIDRKKLSEFSKNFHYQSLDATNANEYEFLKKRLSDLSIKTKSKENYLYYLSTSPTLFPTIAENLGKKGLQKEKNGTGWKRIIVEKPFGRDLKTARGLNARLQKYFHEDQIYRIDHYLGKETVQNIIAFRFANGIIEPLWNRNFISRVEVTAAESIGVEERGGYYDHYGALRDMVQNHLLQVVGTIAMEPPPIFDATAVRNETVKVFQSLKPIKPDEVRKYVVAGQYVASKIRGESVPGYRDEKDVAEDSRTPTFVALKIFIDNWRWGDVPFYIRTGKRLPTRVTEVVIYFKKTPHHLFAANGDPNIGCNQLIIRIQPDEGTVLKFGIKTPGSGFNIEDVSMDFHYSQLTNTHIPEAYERLILDCMFGDATLYARIDAVEACWRFVDPILSVLEKHSRAKIYGYPAGTWGPMESHKLFDSPKDDWRYPCNNLATEGESCEL; via the coding sequence ATGGCAAGACCTGACAATTGTGTCGTTGTAATTTTTGGTGCATCCGGGGATTTAACAAAGAGAAAACTGGTACCGGCACTCTTTGCCCTTTATCTTCAGAACGAACTACCCGAACAATTTGCTGTCTTGGGAACGAGTAGAACCCCCATCTCTGATATAGATTTTCAGAAAAGGACTGTAGAAGATGTCAAAACATTCAGCTCAATAAAACCAATTGATCGAAAAAAATTAAGCGAATTTTCGAAAAACTTCCATTATCAATCGCTTGACGCCACGAATGCAAACGAATATGAATTCCTGAAGAAGAGACTCTCCGATTTATCCATAAAAACTAAAAGTAAGGAGAACTATCTCTATTATCTCTCCACCTCACCTACCCTCTTCCCGACAATCGCTGAAAATCTTGGCAAAAAAGGACTCCAGAAAGAGAAGAACGGCACAGGCTGGAAGAGAATCATAGTCGAAAAGCCGTTCGGACGTGATCTTAAAACCGCCCGCGGTTTAAACGCTAGATTGCAAAAATATTTCCATGAAGACCAGATTTACCGAATCGACCACTACTTGGGTAAAGAAACTGTTCAAAATATCATCGCTTTTCGTTTTGCTAATGGAATCATCGAACCATTATGGAATAGGAACTTCATAAGCCGCGTGGAGGTAACCGCCGCCGAATCCATCGGAGTTGAAGAAAGGGGTGGATACTATGATCACTATGGAGCTCTCAGGGACATGGTTCAAAATCACCTATTGCAGGTAGTAGGAACAATAGCAATGGAACCTCCACCCATCTTTGATGCAACTGCAGTGCGTAACGAAACTGTTAAGGTTTTTCAGTCTCTAAAGCCAATCAAACCAGATGAAGTCAGAAAATATGTCGTTGCCGGCCAATATGTGGCATCAAAGATTCGGGGTGAAAGCGTTCCTGGATATCGCGATGAAAAAGATGTCGCTGAAGATTCCAGAACACCAACATTTGTCGCTCTAAAAATATTCATCGACAATTGGCGCTGGGGTGATGTTCCTTTCTACATCAGAACAGGGAAACGACTACCTACAAGGGTTACAGAGGTCGTCATATATTTTAAGAAGACGCCTCATCACTTGTTTGCTGCAAACGGTGATCCTAACATCGGTTGTAACCAGCTTATTATCAGGATACAACCCGATGAAGGCACAGTGCTTAAATTTGGAATAAAAACACCTGGTTCAGGATTCAATATCGAAGATGTAAGCATGGACTTCCATTATTCACAGCTGACGAATACTCACATTCCAGAAGCATATGAGCGCTTGATTCTCGATTGCATGTTTGGAGACGCCACACTCTATGCCCGTATAGACGCAGTTGAGGCATGCTGGCGATTTGTCGATCCTATCCTCAGTGTATTGGAAAAACATTCGAGGGCTAAAATTTATGGCTACCCTGCAGGCACATGGGGCCCGATGGAGTCTCATAAACTTTTTGACAGCCCCAAGGATGATTGGCGCTATCCCTGCAATAACCTTGCTACGGAAGGTGAATCTTGCGAGTTGTAG
- the rpe gene encoding ribulose-phosphate 3-epimerase, with protein sequence MQNLKVEIEPSILSADFSRIGEAAKEAEEAGVSAIQIDVMDGRFVPNINFGPGVVSALRPLVKLKLDVHLMIIEPERYIETFAKAGADRIIVHQEACIHLHRALESIRELGIESGVTLNPGTPASTIGEVLELVDLVQVMGVNPGFGGQKFIHNQLDKIRCIRQMLDELNIDTPIALDGGIDTKTAPLVVRAGATVLVAGSSVYNSRDSVVNNINALLKSVQSNM encoded by the coding sequence ATGCAGAATTTAAAAGTTGAAATAGAACCATCAATCCTATCGGCAGATTTTTCCAGGATTGGCGAGGCTGCAAAAGAGGCGGAAGAAGCGGGCGTCTCGGCGATTCAGATTGATGTTATGGATGGGAGGTTTGTACCTAATATTAATTTTGGACCAGGGGTTGTATCAGCACTAAGACCGCTGGTCAAACTAAAGCTTGACGTACATCTAATGATTATAGAACCTGAACGATACATAGAAACATTTGCTAAAGCTGGTGCAGATCGTATAATCGTTCATCAGGAGGCATGTATTCACCTCCATAGGGCACTTGAATCTATAAGAGAACTAGGAATTGAGTCAGGAGTTACTCTAAATCCCGGCACACCTGCCTCCACAATAGGAGAAGTCCTTGAATTGGTTGATCTTGTCCAGGTAATGGGTGTGAATCCAGGTTTCGGCGGTCAAAAGTTCATTCACAATCAGTTGGACAAGATAAGGTGTATCCGACAGATGCTCGACGAATTGAATATCGATACCCCGATAGCCCTAGACGGGGGAATCGATACCAAAACAGCTCCTCTCGTGGTAAGAGCAGGAGCGACAGTCTTGGTTGCTGGTTCAAGTGTTTATAACTCCAGAGACTCTGTCGTTAACAATATAAATGCACTACTGAAAAGTGTACAATCAAATATGTGA
- the rpiA gene encoding ribose-5-phosphate isomerase RpiA, whose translation MNENVKSEQLKLQDRLKKEAGQAVVDFIESGMVLGLGTGSTTSYALEEIGRRIKSGKLRDIVGIPSSIQTEKIARGLGISLTTFDEFQEIDLTIDGADEVDPELNLIKGGGGALLREKILAQASKRNIIIVDESKLSPRLGTHWPVPIEVIPFAWKLVEKFLTSLGGEARLRINDDGNPYTTDQDNFILDTKFGPISDLEGLASNLSNKAGIVEYGLFLGTASEVIVAGANGIRFLRRKDR comes from the coding sequence TTGAACGAAAACGTGAAGTCCGAGCAACTAAAACTGCAGGATCGCCTTAAGAAGGAAGCCGGTCAGGCTGTCGTGGATTTCATCGAATCGGGTATGGTTTTGGGTCTTGGGACAGGTTCTACAACCAGCTATGCACTGGAGGAGATTGGAAGAAGGATAAAATCAGGAAAGTTAAGAGACATCGTTGGAATACCTAGTTCGATACAAACGGAGAAGATCGCGAGAGGATTAGGAATTAGCCTAACTACCTTCGATGAGTTCCAGGAAATAGATCTTACGATCGATGGAGCCGATGAAGTGGATCCTGAACTCAACTTGATCAAGGGAGGAGGAGGCGCTTTGCTCAGGGAAAAGATTTTGGCTCAGGCAAGCAAACGCAATATCATTATTGTGGATGAGAGCAAGCTCTCCCCGCGGTTGGGAACCCATTGGCCCGTGCCAATTGAGGTGATCCCTTTTGCCTGGAAACTGGTAGAGAAGTTCCTCACCTCCTTAGGTGGAGAAGCTAGACTAAGGATAAATGATGATGGCAATCCATACACTACGGATCAGGACAACTTTATACTCGACACTAAATTTGGACCAATTTCTGATCTTGAGGGTCTTGCATCAAATCTGAGCAACAAGGCAGGTATAGTGGAATATGGATTATTTCTAGGAACCGCGTCCGAGGTAATCGTTGCTGGCGCGAACGGAATTCGCTTTTTAAGACGTAAAGATCGATAA
- a CDS encoding HAD family phosphatase, with translation MIKAFIFDLDGTLVQTEALKARSYARAAVELKPTLREEQIIEAFKDVVGLSRREVSEAIVERFGLREMASAKMTEFNVHKPWQAFAQIRMGIYDSLISNPEILNGHLCPYNVGLLKWARQNGYPTGLGTQSHRPQTLRILEILNIKDEFDFIATREDVENPKPNPEIYLLLANELQISPSESLVIEDSATGVQAALSAGMGCIAVTTAFTRDGVHKMDNFDKRWIVDSPPELLEVAKRFIAENNGAGERTS, from the coding sequence GTGATCAAAGCTTTCATATTCGATCTCGACGGTACATTGGTCCAGACTGAAGCTTTAAAGGCTAGGTCCTACGCTAGAGCTGCGGTGGAACTCAAGCCCACACTTAGAGAAGAGCAAATTATAGAGGCATTCAAAGATGTTGTGGGGCTTTCCCGAAGAGAGGTCTCAGAAGCCATAGTGGAACGCTTTGGCTTACGAGAGATGGCTAGCGCCAAGATGACGGAGTTTAACGTTCACAAACCCTGGCAGGCATTTGCACAGATTAGAATGGGTATCTACGACTCTCTGATTTCAAATCCTGAGATCTTAAACGGACACCTCTGCCCATATAATGTTGGTCTCCTAAAATGGGCAAGGCAAAATGGATACCCAACCGGGCTTGGCACGCAGTCTCATCGACCACAGACTCTACGCATCCTGGAAATTCTGAACATTAAGGACGAGTTCGACTTCATCGCCACTCGTGAAGATGTTGAAAATCCAAAGCCCAATCCGGAGATATATTTACTATTGGCCAATGAGTTACAGATCTCTCCTTCAGAAAGTCTGGTTATTGAAGACTCCGCCACTGGAGTTCAAGCGGCCCTTAGCGCAGGAATGGGATGCATCGCAGTCACAACGGCGTTTACAAGAGATGGTGTGCATAAGATGGACAACTTTGATAAGCGCTGGATTGTGGATTCCCCGCCGGAACTACTGGAAGTAGCAAAGCGTTTTATTGCCGAAAATAATGGGGCAGGGGAGCGGACCAGTTGA
- a CDS encoding bifunctional transaldolase/phosoglucose isomerase, with amino-acid sequence MSKIKALADLGQSIWYDYIRRSFITSGELKTLIDEGLRGETSNPSILEKAIAGSSDYDDDIRRLVKEDKSIEEIYEALALEDITLAADLFRPLYDSANGADGFISLEVSPTLAHDAQSTIAEAKRYFGLINRPNLMIKVPATPEGIPAITELIGSGINVNVTLMFSLDHYKAVSEAYIKGLEKLAAGGPSVPGGHSVDKIASVSSFFVSRVDTAVDHELEKIGNTSLLGKIAIANSKATYLEFQNTFRGPQWENLASKGARVQRVLWASTSTKNPLYPDTLYVDELIGPNTVNTVPPVTYKTFRDHGTVKVTITEGVDQAMSHLSELNKLGIDLSAVTTKLQDDGVVAFAKSFETLMASIEEKKDRLIAKKKGFSASLRQYQKVVNDELNRMEDEHINQRIWNFDFFVWKDDPTEISNRLGWLHIPEVMVDAIPGINLLVDSARADGYRYAILLGMGGSSLAPYVFRETFGVKKDYLDLSVLDSSDPGAVLENRDRVQLDKTLFVVSTKSGSTNESLSFMRYFYNEVMNSIGPENVGKHFIAITDPGSPLAKTAAELNFRKTFLNDPNIGGRYSVLSYFGLVPAALIGLDLNLFLERAIAMLHNNESCNSPVVGNNSGAWLGTILGILANLGRDKTTLVASPPISHFGTWVEQLIAESTGKEGKGILPVDGEELLPPEFYGNDRLFVYMRLEDDSTYDDKVKALADAGQPVVQLNLRDLYDLGGEFFRWEMAIAIAGMHLGINPFNQPNVEAAKVLARKMVAAYQKEGRLPVIDPSLVTNGLKVYSDFSTDGIKDALNKFLALGKPGQNEGKGRSYVTLQAYIKPSPEHDNALHTLGTTIQKKFRLATTQGYGPRFLHSTGQLHKGDAGNGLFIQFLSDMPQDVPIPDKPGEPASSITFGVIKNAAALGDRQALKDVGRNVITFDLGRDIVGGLKKLNESIK; translated from the coding sequence ATGTCGAAAATAAAGGCGTTAGCTGACTTAGGTCAGTCCATATGGTATGACTACATTCGTCGTTCCTTTATTACCTCTGGAGAGCTAAAAACATTAATAGATGAGGGTCTCCGTGGGGAAACCTCTAATCCTTCGATTCTCGAAAAGGCAATCGCCGGTAGTTCCGACTATGACGATGATATAAGAAGGCTTGTAAAAGAAGACAAATCTATTGAAGAGATTTATGAAGCGCTCGCGTTAGAAGATATTACGTTAGCCGCTGATCTATTTAGACCATTGTATGATTCTGCCAATGGAGCGGATGGATTTATAAGTCTGGAAGTCAGTCCAACATTGGCCCACGATGCTCAAAGTACCATCGCCGAGGCAAAAAGGTATTTTGGATTGATAAATCGACCAAATTTGATGATTAAGGTTCCAGCCACCCCGGAGGGTATTCCAGCGATAACAGAATTAATAGGCTCGGGTATCAACGTAAATGTTACTCTTATGTTCAGTCTCGACCATTATAAGGCTGTTTCAGAGGCCTATATTAAGGGGCTGGAAAAATTAGCTGCAGGCGGACCCTCCGTTCCAGGGGGTCACTCGGTTGATAAGATCGCATCGGTGTCTTCATTTTTCGTAAGTCGCGTGGATACAGCCGTAGATCACGAATTGGAAAAGATCGGGAATACCAGCCTGCTTGGTAAAATAGCGATTGCAAACTCGAAAGCAACATACTTAGAATTTCAAAACACCTTTAGGGGTCCCCAATGGGAGAATCTAGCATCAAAAGGCGCCAGGGTGCAGAGGGTTTTATGGGCGAGTACCAGCACCAAAAATCCCCTTTACCCTGATACCCTGTACGTAGACGAGCTAATTGGGCCAAACACAGTTAACACAGTTCCACCTGTAACATACAAAACTTTTCGAGACCATGGAACAGTTAAGGTAACAATTACAGAGGGCGTTGATCAGGCAATGTCGCATCTCTCTGAATTAAATAAGCTTGGGATAGATTTAAGCGCAGTAACAACAAAATTGCAGGATGACGGTGTAGTAGCATTTGCTAAATCATTTGAAACCCTCATGGCTAGCATCGAGGAGAAGAAAGACAGGCTTATTGCGAAGAAAAAGGGTTTTTCCGCAAGTCTTAGACAATATCAAAAGGTGGTAAATGACGAGCTCAATCGGATGGAGGATGAACATATTAACCAGCGAATCTGGAATTTTGACTTCTTCGTTTGGAAGGATGATCCCACCGAGATCAGTAACAGGCTTGGTTGGCTACATATTCCTGAGGTCATGGTTGACGCCATACCTGGCATAAATTTACTCGTGGATTCGGCCAGAGCAGATGGATACCGATATGCCATACTCCTTGGAATGGGGGGGTCGAGCTTGGCTCCATATGTATTTCGTGAAACCTTTGGCGTAAAGAAAGACTATCTCGATCTATCCGTCCTCGACAGTTCTGATCCAGGCGCCGTACTAGAGAATAGAGACAGGGTCCAACTCGATAAGACCCTTTTCGTCGTCTCCACAAAGTCCGGAAGTACGAACGAATCCCTCTCATTTATGAGATATTTCTATAATGAGGTAATGAACAGTATAGGACCAGAAAATGTTGGCAAGCACTTCATAGCCATTACCGATCCGGGCAGCCCTTTGGCGAAAACAGCGGCTGAACTGAATTTTCGGAAAACATTTCTCAATGACCCAAATATTGGTGGCCGTTACTCTGTTCTTTCTTACTTTGGATTGGTACCCGCAGCCCTAATTGGTCTTGATTTAAATCTTTTCCTCGAAAGGGCGATCGCCATGCTCCACAATAATGAAAGCTGTAATTCACCTGTGGTGGGAAATAATTCAGGTGCATGGTTGGGGACGATCTTGGGAATTCTTGCAAACCTGGGTCGAGATAAAACGACACTGGTTGCTTCCCCACCCATTTCACATTTCGGAACATGGGTAGAGCAGCTAATTGCCGAGAGCACCGGTAAAGAGGGAAAGGGAATATTACCAGTCGACGGTGAGGAATTACTCCCCCCTGAATTTTATGGAAATGATCGCCTGTTTGTCTATATGAGACTGGAAGATGATAGTACTTACGATGATAAGGTGAAGGCACTTGCAGATGCAGGACAGCCAGTCGTTCAATTAAATCTCAGAGATCTTTACGACCTAGGGGGAGAATTTTTCAGGTGGGAAATGGCGATAGCAATCGCCGGTATGCACCTTGGGATTAATCCCTTTAATCAACCAAATGTTGAAGCGGCAAAGGTTCTTGCCAGAAAGATGGTTGCTGCCTATCAAAAGGAAGGAAGGCTGCCGGTGATTGATCCGTCCTTAGTCACAAATGGCTTGAAAGTGTATTCAGATTTTTCAACCGACGGTATAAAAGACGCTCTTAATAAATTTTTAGCCCTTGGAAAGCCTGGTCAAAACGAGGGTAAAGGAAGGAGTTATGTTACGCTACAGGCTTATATAAAACCTTCACCTGAACACGATAATGCGCTTCATACTTTAGGTACCACAATTCAGAAAAAATTCCGCCTGGCAACAACTCAGGGCTACGGCCCCCGATTTTTGCATTCTACCGGGCAGCTCCACAAGGGGGACGCCGGTAATGGATTATTTATTCAGTTCTTATCAGACATGCCCCAAGACGTTCCCATACCTGATAAGCCGGGGGAGCCTGCCTCTTCAATAACCTTTGGAGTGATAAAGAACGCCGCTGCCCTTGGCGATCGTCAGGCGCTCAAGGACGTTGGTAGAAACGTTATTACGTTTGATTTGGGTAGAGACATAGTTGGTGGTTTAAAAAAGCTAAATGAGAGCATAAAGTGA